From Streptomyces sp. TLI_053, a single genomic window includes:
- a CDS encoding YidC/Oxa1 family membrane protein insertase, whose product MSVFAVLDPAVGLAHDVVAAFAQVVPTALAIVLFTVCVRLALHPLARAAARGEKARARLAPRIAELNRKHKGRPEKLQASLAELYREEKASPFAGCLPMLVQIPFFSVMYRLFTTPNDLLGHTLFGAPLGLHVGSAHGAGEWAVFAVLYAGLAALGYVNFRRARRAQAKQAAQAPQGSAAPAQPGLAFLPYLSFGTVLFAALVPLAAAVYLLTTSTWTAAERAWLHRDGAPESAIPALA is encoded by the coding sequence ATGTCCGTTTTCGCAGTCCTCGACCCGGCCGTCGGCCTGGCCCACGATGTCGTCGCCGCGTTCGCGCAGGTCGTCCCGACCGCGCTCGCGATCGTTCTGTTCACCGTCTGCGTCCGGCTGGCGCTGCACCCGCTGGCGCGGGCGGCGGCCCGCGGCGAGAAGGCCCGGGCCCGGCTGGCGCCGCGGATCGCCGAGTTGAACCGCAAGCACAAGGGCCGCCCGGAGAAGCTCCAGGCGTCGCTCGCCGAGCTGTACCGGGAGGAGAAGGCCTCGCCGTTCGCGGGCTGCCTGCCGATGCTGGTGCAGATCCCGTTCTTCTCGGTGATGTACCGGCTGTTCACGACCCCGAACGACCTGCTCGGCCACACCCTGTTCGGTGCCCCGCTGGGTCTGCACGTGGGGTCGGCGCACGGTGCGGGCGAGTGGGCGGTGTTCGCGGTGCTGTACGCGGGGCTGGCGGCGCTGGGCTACGTCAACTTCCGCCGGGCCCGCCGGGCCCAGGCCAAGCAGGCGGCCCAGGCGCCGCAGGGGTCGGCTGCACCGGCGCAGCCGGGGCTGGCGTTCCTGCCGTACCTGTCCTTCGGCACCGTGCTGTTCGCCGCCCTCGTCCCGCTGGCGGCCGCGGTCTACCTGCTGACCACCAGCACCTGGACGGCGGCCGAGCGGGCCTGGCTGCACCGGGACGGCGCGCCGGAGTCCGCGATTCCGGCACTGGCCTGA
- a CDS encoding DUF6412 domain-containing protein, whose product MTLVAMLLGLLRVLSGEWLAEGGGSLAQVAAAAAVVLVTGAVAGALVVARLLGARAPASVRAGVLRRRAFRTAFLPQRDPDARGRQRPRAPGAVPAAA is encoded by the coding sequence GTGACGCTGGTCGCGATGCTGCTCGGGCTGCTCCGGGTACTGAGTGGCGAGTGGCTCGCCGAGGGCGGCGGGTCGCTGGCGCAGGTGGCGGCCGCGGCTGCCGTGGTGCTGGTGACCGGGGCGGTCGCGGGGGCGCTGGTCGTCGCGCGGCTGCTCGGGGCGCGGGCGCCGGCGAGTGTACGGGCCGGGGTGCTGCGCAGGCGCGCGTTCCGGACGGCCTTCCTCCCGCAGCGTGATCCGGACGCCCGGGGCCGACAGCGCCCGAGGGCCCCTGGAGCGGTCCCGGCGGCCGCGTAG